In Formosa haliotis, the sequence GATAGTTTTGAAGCCGATTGCGAAGTCTCGCATTTTCTTGTGCTAAATTTTCGTTTTGTGTTTGTAAGTTTAAATACTGATTGATATTATTTAAACGTGTATAAATTCCGCCGCTTAAAAAATTAGCCGAATTTATAAATTTACTTTTGTGATACGAATGGGTTTGAATTGTAAAAAATACGGCCAACGAAAACAGCAGCAAATACAACAAAAAGTTTTTGTTACGTATTATAAAGTTTAAAATTTGCTGCATGCTTTAAGGCTATTTAATCAATACGCTCTTAAACTTAGGTAAGTTTTTAAGCGTGATTCCAGTTCCGCGAACTACGGCACGTAACGGATCTTCAGCAATGTATACAGGAAGATCTGTTTTTTGAGATAGACGTTTGTCTAAACCACGTAACATAGAACCTCCACCAGCTAGGTAAATACCGGTATTGTAAATATCGGCAGCTAATTCTGGAGGTGTTTGCGATAAGGTTTCCATAACAGCATCTTCAATTCTAAGAATAGATTTGTCTAATGCTTTCGCGATCTCGCGATACGAAATTTGAACTTGTTTTGGTTTCCCGGTAAGTAAGTCACGGCCTTGCACACTCATGTCGTCTGGTGGCGTTTCTAAATCCTCGGTAGCAGCACCAATTTGAATTTTAATTTTTTCGGCAGTACGTTCACCTACATATAAGTTGTGTTGCGTACGCATATAATAAATAATATCGTTTGTAAAGACATCTCCGGCAATTTTAACCGATTTGTCGCAAACAATACCTCCTAAAGCTATTACTGCAATTTCGGTAGTACCACCACCTATATCTACAATCATATTTCCTTTAGGTTGCATAATATCTACACCAATACCTATGGCCGCAGCCATAGGTTCGTGTATTAAATAAACTTCTTTTCCGTTTACACGCTCGCAAGATTCCTTTACAGCTCGCATTTCTACTTCTGTAATTCCAGAAGGAATACAAACCACCATGCGAAGTGCAGGGGTAAACATTTTTTTCTTTAAAGCGGGAATGTTTTTAATAAACAAACTTATCATTTGTTCAGAGGCATCAAAATCTGCAATTACACCATCTTTTAATGGTCTAATGGTTTTAATATTCTCGTGAGTCTTTCCTTGCATCATACTCGCTTCTTTACCAACAGCAATAATTTTACCGCTAACGCGATCGCGAGCAACTATAGAAGGGCTATCCACCACAACTTTATCATTATGAATAATAAGAGTATTGGCTGTTCCTAAGTCAATAGCTATTTCTTCTGTAAGGAAGTCAAAAAATCCCATGCTTTATATGTCTTTTTTTGCTTTAATTATAAAATCGGTTGTCGTAAAAGTAATGAAATTAATGCTTAAAATGACGTGTTCCAGTAAAT encodes:
- a CDS encoding rod shape-determining protein — encoded protein: MGFFDFLTEEIAIDLGTANTLIIHNDKVVVDSPSIVARDRVSGKIIAVGKEASMMQGKTHENIKTIRPLKDGVIADFDASEQMISLFIKNIPALKKKMFTPALRMVVCIPSGITEVEMRAVKESCERVNGKEVYLIHEPMAAAIGIGVDIMQPKGNMIVDIGGGTTEIAVIALGGIVCDKSVKIAGDVFTNDIIYYMRTQHNLYVGERTAEKIKIQIGAATEDLETPPDDMSVQGRDLLTGKPKQVQISYREIAKALDKSILRIEDAVMETLSQTPPELAADIYNTGIYLAGGGSMLRGLDKRLSQKTDLPVYIAEDPLRAVVRGTGITLKNLPKFKSVLIK